From the genome of Plasmodium malariae genome assembly, chromosome: 9, one region includes:
- the PmUG01_09019500 gene encoding conserved Plasmodium protein, unknown function encodes MKKVLWENGVKISFGVLGIIYFLYLKRYIIQEWGIYQMKKKERDINTNKIQFFEDHENVKYILDEEKNKRYKREFTYKKEEQ; translated from the exons atgaagaaggtTCTTTGGGAAAATGGAGTG AAAATATCATTTGGTGTTCTTGGAATAATTtactttctttatttaaaaaggtaTATTATTCAGGAGTGGGGAATatatcaaatgaaaaaaaaagaaagagatATTAACACAAAcaaaattcaattttttgaaGATCATGAAAATGTGAAATACATTTTAGacgaggaaaaaaataagagatATAAAAGGGAATTCACTTACAAGAAGGAAGAgcaataa